The Carassius auratus strain Wakin chromosome 19, ASM336829v1, whole genome shotgun sequence genomic sequence GTTTCTTCATTTTTGCATTTGTAAGGACTATttataactttaaaatactttttataactAAGTTGACACGTTTCTTTTTTTAGATGGCTACATTTGAAGATTATTGTGTAATAACCCTGGAAGACTTGGAGGGTCTTAAAGATTGCATATCTACCCAGGATCTCCCATCAGCAGTAAAAACGATCAAGGAGTACTTTAAACAGCAGGATCTTGTAGAACTAAACATTGGTGTGACGGGAGAGTCTGGCTCTGGAAAGTCCACATTTGTCAATGCGTTCAGGGGTTTAGGAGATGAAGAAGAGGGCTCAGCTAAAACTGGTGTAGTGGAGACCACTACAGAACCAGAGGTTTACCTTCAcccaaaatacaaaaatgtgaaaGTGTGGGATCTGCCTGGCATTGGAACGCCAAACTTTAAAGCTGATGAGTATCTTGAACGGGTTGAGTTTAAGCGTTATGATTTTTTCATCATCATTGCTTCAGATCGGTTCAGAGAATGCCACACTCAGCTGGCCAAAGAGATCATGAGGATGGGGAAAACGTTTTATTTTGTTCGTTCCAAGATTGACTTCTGCATTACTGctgagaagaggaagaagagcttTGACCAGAAAACAACTCTGGAGACAATACGAGAGGACTGTGAAAAGGGTTAGTTATTCTGTTCTCATGACAATGTTTTTAACAACAAAGAGATGTAGATGTTgtctttaaaattattatattaaccaagTATATTTTTCTcatgtaaaaacaatttttaatgtaattattaatataaaaatcctcATGTCCTGTCCGGATTCTGTTTAGGTCTGCGAAAGATCGGTATAAAAGATCCTGTTGTGTTTCTGATCTCTGGATGGGAGCTCGGaaagtatgatttaaatgttcTGCAGGAGAGGATGGAGAAGGAGCTTCCACAGCATAAGAGACGAGTGCTGATGTTGGCTTTGCCAAATATTACACTGGAGATTaatgagaaaaagaagaaagctcTAGAGGAAAACATTGGAAAAGTTGCCTTCCTGTCTGCTTGTGTGGCAGCTATTCCTCTCCCTGGACTTTCGATCGCTGCAGATATAGCCATCATAGCAGACGAGCTGAGAAAGTACTACCGTGCATTCGGTCTGGATGATCCATCACTGCAGAGGCTCTGTGAAAGATCTGGGAAGACCATCGAGGAGCTGAAGAGTCTAATGAAGTCTCCCCTCCATCAAGGCATAAACCCAAGTTCAATATTAACCTTGCTAGGTGCTGCATCCCTTCTTATATCAGAAGATGCCATTGAATTACTTGTGAGCTTCATACCAATTGTTGGCACTTTGGTGGCAGGAGGTTTGTCTTATCTGACAGTCTCAAGAATGCTCAAGAGAGCTCTGAATGACATAGCTGAGGATGCTAAGAATGTGCTGATGGCTTCATTGGAGACTGAAGTGTAACTGTAAAAAACTATGATAATATTCAACATCATTATAACTAACTGCTTTTGGGGTATTTGAAGACAAGTATATTTGATTATCacatttaatggcaaaatatCTAATCAACATTTATTATACAGATTTATCTTTACAAGTATTTACTAACAGTTAATTATATCGAAAGCAACTTATATTTGAGGAGAAATacaaacaaatgattaaatgtttacGATTTGATGTATTAATAATTGTAACatttagataaataaatgtagttACTGTTGTTTTCAATATACTACTGTTTTTGTTGTATATTACACATTATAAAAAGAATGCCATGAAATATTGAGTGTTACGTCATATTTATAAATCGTATTCAATGGATGCCACTTTACAAAGCCCTCCCTGAACCTACCGCTAAAAATagccaataaaatgtattttatttccacTTGTCAAATAgcctatttcttttatttttattgaaaataaatgccttttcaATATGATATGTGATGGGAAAAGGAGAAGGGCTGTGCACTCCACTTTTAGACATGCAAACTAGCCCTACGCACTTCCCCTTAGTGGAGTCTCTGCTGTCATTTTGATGTGCGTTTCACTTTATGAAGTGGGAAAGGGAAGATTATATGGACAGACTCTCGAACCTTTGATTTTGCCAGAGGGAGCAAGTCTGCTTCATATGCACACTTAATATATTCATACAAATCATCCCAAACCCAAACaactctataatatatatattattattatttttatttttttatgttcataacATCCCAAGGATTCCTATATACATATAGAATGATGCACCAAACTAATTATTAAGGGaaaattttaaacaattaacTAACTTGACATTTGCTCTGACACAGTTAaactgagttcttgtcatattttattaccatgttCTAAAGTATATagcgaataaactgtgataatgtgagaaatgttgaaggtgtcatTTTGGTTCGACTCTATATTTAACTTTCCTCTGTGTCATGGCTGTTAAATATGTCATTTGCAAACCTTGTGATCGTATTTCTACCTCCAGCTggattatgaaaatgtattaattggaGAGGGgataaaacataattttgggAGTCAGCACTGACCAATATTGCATTGTGACTAATTCAGATTTTCTGCAGTTACAGACCAGCACTTCTGCTGTTTTGATTATCAGTCCAATACCAAACTGCACATTTACCAATGCATTATTTTTGTAGTCTTCAGTCTTTTTAATGACTGCAGGTCCTTTCATGCCATGTTCACCTATGTTCTAACAAAAGAAGCATTTTCTTGCCTCTTAGTGTAGTCACAATGGTTGTTCATAACAGTGAAAGTGAAAGCGGGTGAAAGTGTTTGGGTGTATCCCAGTCGGATCATATATCTGTCTGGTTTGGTTTTTAGGTGTATACATTCACAGATTTTGATACTTTGAGTTGCATCTTGTCAGAGCCATCTTGCTccaaaatagttatatatatataggtcccaTTAGTAATTCTCTAACTGAAACTTTCTCTAAATAGCATTAGCACCCCTGAAGAAACAACTGAGCATCAAGTTTTGAATCAGAAGGACAAAGGTAAGAATTATATATCTATGATGATATATCCAAAGTTCTGTCATGTAACTCTAGATGGCACTGTCCAATAGGTTCTAGCCACTGATCTATGTAtaatctattatagatcagtggttctaactcaatctgacataatgacatcattattcaTATGGCACAGCTGATCGGTTACTTTTCATTTCAGCAGCCAGTGAGCTTGCTGCTTTACATTAAAATACTTGcctagtgcttgctgtagcagttgcagtGTGCTTCAGAAAGTATCTGTAATTAGCATCTATATCACAGAACATACTGCGGGGTCTGCCTTAGTAATTTCAAAATATGTATACATTGTATCCGGTGTTGGACATATGTAGCTGCGTAACATTAATGTCCGTGTTCTTAACTTCTTTTATTTCTAAGGTcgatgttttcatttgctatgCTGTGTGTGTGGTTGATTTCAGCAGCACACAGTGTCAGAGACAAACTTTTTTATTGCTCTTAATGGCTTTACTATACAATAAGATTACAAAAGTTATGTCATTGACAGTTATCAaattacttaaaggggtcatatgatgtgttttcaagttttccttggagtgttacaagcagggttctaaattaacacccgccaacccgccaaatgcgggttaaaattcattttggcgggtgttaattaaaacttactagccagtttggctggtgatgcatgacatgaggctctgttctcggtcatttatccccctggcagcacttcctacatttcccatgaacactgtgctgtaatgctacgtgatgaagtttcatatgctcattggctgcacgcagtttgcagtgaaaccagcgcgaaaaaacatggaaaggaatagagcgtccatcagaaaacacaagaaagaaaaacgAATGGAGCCACAGCATGGAGCatagactgaaagaggagggagttagcggttaaagaaaaaaattaagatgaaacTAAATGCGGCGGTGATTGGGACAGATTTCTGGTGGCGAAAAGAGAAACGAGGCAGGGGATGAGGatattacggagccccgcacgtcacctataggagaaaaaaaatcaatccgtgacgacggttttgcaattcgtcccctcagtttataaaccgtactcacgaattcataaactgttccctcggttcaacaaatcgtacccacggattaacaaactgtgcccacgaattcccaatccgtgcactcagattttgtaaaccgtaccctcggtttttgaatccgtacccacgaattcatattaatccgtgcgcacgctttcgcaatcagTTCCCTCTTATTTGTAAATAGACGCGCAtttgtagctccgcccccaccagcagattcatttctgtttattaaacattatttttcatagtatccaaTGAGTCTTTGagcgtttattttacattaatcaccaataggataagacacagCCGCTTGTGTTTtatggccaaaaaaaataaaggctaaaaagaagaaaataagggtaaaaagcaaaacaaaacaaataatatgccggttatgttttcattccttttctctctaactgaatgcaatgttatttttggcctcattatttaataataacattaacagagAAACTTGCATCTAACTCAGGCAGGTGGGGtggatggagcttagtataataaaataacaaaaataagtcttcatgcatattaagaaagaattgtacacaagcatttacaaaactcaaagtttatttaaaaataaagcaattcatgaattattttcttgtactcatttatttagcctacaaattaaaattataaaaataactttattttgatcaataatagcctatatattatcatacaggttatgcataagaatcttttatccaaaacaatttacaactgaggaaaaaattactccagagttagtcacaatgccaggtttattgtacaataataatcaagtgcgaTTAtaagattattctttttttattattaaacctattccacataataatattcaataaaactgtgttaacaggagcttgctgcatgaatccgtgagtacggttagatccgtgggaacggattgcgaaagcgtgcgcatggattatgaatttgtgggtacggattcaaaaaccgagggtacggtttacaaaatcgattttgttaaaccgagggaacagtttataaattcgtgagtacggtttataaactgaggggatgGATTGCAAAACCATCGCcatggattgattttttttctcctacaggtgacgtccggGGCTACTTATGATATcgacagagaaacaaagaaaataaaatgtaatgccaaatgGCAGAAGAATGTCGTAATGCTTTGTCAGGATTGCCGCATGTAAATTAcgcgaaagaaaaaaaacaaaacaagcaatttcgTGGTGAGAACTAATCTTTTTAAATTTGAGTcagtgtatattttgttgtatgcattgtactttatatgtgtttttcatgccaacaattttaataaaatgatcaaattcattcagtggcactcatcatttgttatttttaccgaaaaaaaaatggctagtggaaattctgattggctggtaactttagaaagttactagccacattggctggtgatcaaaaaagttaatttagaaccctggttacaagctgtttgtgaatagataagatccctaaagttgcaaagactaaaggctcaaacccaaagagatattctttttaaaagataaggctggtccatgccctcctaaaatggcttgTATAAACACGGCCCAatatgtctacatcacgatgtgggaaggtttgcataatgccgcccaaatgttcatgcaaagaaaaaaagcgtaactttattgttgctgccaccatcgccgccatgttgtggagacgctgtgtgtttcagtgtAAAAGCGAAAACTTTGTATACAGGcacacataaaatatgttttatatatatgcagTGTACATGACTCTTTGGAGCAGCCGTGGTACATAGGTCTTGGCGATAGATCTACTTGCTTGGGGGGTATTttgctccctatcaaacatcgtatagattttaaaatattgcttattacttataaagccctgaagggtttagcacctcagtatttgaatgagctccttttacattataatcctctatgtacgctacgttctcaaaactcaggcaatttgataatacctagaatatcaaaatcaactacgggcagcagatccttttcctatttggcgcctaaactctggaataacctacctaacattgttcgggaggcagacacactcttgcagtttaaatctagattaaagacccatctctttaacctggcatacacataacatactaatatgcttttaatatccatatcttttaaaggatttttagtcTGCATgaataaggtaaaccggaactggaaacacttcacataacaccctatgtacttgctacatcattagaagaatggcatctacgctaatatttgtctgtttctttcttattccgaggtcaccgtggccaccagatccagtctgtatccagatcagagggtcactgcagtcatccggatccagtacgtatccagaccagatggtggatcagcacctagaaaggacctctgctgccctgaaagacagcagagaccaggacaactagagccccagatacagataccctgtaaagaccttgtctcagatgaccaccaggacaagaccacaggaaacagatgattcttctgcacaatctgactttgctgcagcctggagttgaactactggtttcgtctggtcagaggagaactggccccccaactgagcctggtttctcccaaggtttttttctccattctgtcaccgatggagtttcggttccttgccgctgtcgcctctggcttgcttagttggggtcacttcatctacagcgatatcattgacttaattgaaatgcacagacactatttaactaaacagagatggcatcactgaattcaatgatgaactgcctttaactatcattttgcattattgagacactgttttcctaatgaatgttgttcagttgctttgacgcaatgtattttgtttaaagtgctatataaataaaggtgacttgaattGACTTGACTCTATCCTGTCctgttttcattcttttcatgtgTGTATGCATGTCTGCTGATGCAGCAGTTTTATATTCTTACCCTCAGCAGCATGCATTTATTGCCTTATATTGTTAATTTCTTGTGTCTCATGCTTCGTTGGgggttatttcaaatatatgtgcagcagcagtatttcatacatgctcacagcagcatgtctgtggatGTATTGAGGTctgccacagcagcagcagcatggcagatctattccaccaagcCCAAACatattaacattgtcatgtacattatTATGCTAAACActcagagagttgtcatgacagaacttCGCATTTGTACTTGAGTTACATGCAACAACAGATAAGCCAATCATAAggcttttttatgtttgtatatgCAAACACATTTTTAGATGTCATCTGCTGATAACTTTGTAGATGAGTTGAAAAAACCTCAAGAAATTATTTCTGCTCAAGATATTTCAATACACACTGTTggtatttctttttttagatgGCTACATTTGAAGATTATGATGTAATAACCCAGAAGGACTTGGAGGGTCTTAAAGATTGCATATCTACCCAGGATCTCCCATCAGCAGTAGACACAATCAAGGATTACTTTAAACAGCAGGATCTTGTAGAACTAAACATTGGTGTGACGGGAGAGTCTGGCTCTGGAAAGTCCACGTTTGTCAACGCGTTCAGGGGTTTAGGAGATGAAGAAGAGGGCTGTGCTAAAACTGGTGTAGTGGAGACCACTGCAGAACCAGAGGTTTACCTTCAcccaaaatacaaaaatgtgaaaGTTTGGGATCTTCCTGGCATTGGATCACCAAACTTTAAAGCTGATGAGTATCTTGAACAGGTTGAGTTTAAGCGTTATGATTTTTTCATCATCATTGCTTCAGATCGGTTCAGAGAATGCCACACTCAGCTGGCCAAAGAGATCATGAGGATGgggaaaactttttattttgttcGTTCCAAGATTGACTTGAGCATTCAGgctgaaaagagaaagaaaaactttgACCTGAAAAAGACACTGGAGACCATCCGAGAAGACTGTGAAAAAGGttggtttatttgtttaattaacaggcaattacagttacattttcaAGGTTGTCATTAACATTGTGCTTAATTGTAGATATATCTTTGGCCATCTGAAATTAATATTACATGATTGTAGAATTTATGATAATACGCATATTGTACATGAATGATATTTAATGATTACATAATTCACTATTCCTTTTTCTAGGTCTGAGAAAGATCGGTATAGAAGAACCTGTTGTGTTTCTGATCTCTGGATGGGAGCTCGGAAAgtatgatttaaatgatttgcagGAGAGGATGGAGAAGGAGCTTCCACAGCATAAGAGACGAGTGCTGATGTTGGCTTTGCCAAATATTACACTGGAGATTaatgagaaaaagaagaaagctcTCGAGGAAGACATTGGAAAAGTTGCCTTCCTGTCTGCTTGTGTGGCAGCTATTCCTATTCCTGGTCTTTCAATTGCTGTGGATTTAGCCatcatagcagttgagatagagaAATACTGCAATGCCTTTGGTCTTGATAGGGAGTCTTTGGAGAAGCTCTGTGAAAAATATGGGAAGAGATTAGAGACTGTAGAGGGTATGATTAAGTCAGCTTGGTATAAAGGAATATGTACAGGTTCTGTGGTAACCTTACTAAGAGATGTATCCTTTCTGATGACAGAAGATGCTGTTGAATCTGTTTTTAGGTTTGTACCCCTTTTAGGTTCTATAGCTGCAGGAGCAATGTCCTTTTGGTCTGTGTCAACAGTGCTGAAGAGTGCTCTGAATGAAATAGCAGAAGATGCCAGGAATGTGTTGATGAGTTTGCTAGAGACTGAAGTGTAATCAAACAGATTTTAATGTACCAGATATTTAAACTGGTTGCCAGGTTTATAACACTGAATACTTAAAAGGTAATTCTTTTAATGGACAATTTTAATGGACAATTATGATAAATGTGTGTTATAATGATTTTTGCTTTAGATGAGTGACCTGAGAAAAGCAGTATTCTAAATccatattaaacaataaatactaaaacaaTACCAAATAAgaagactgaaaaataaatataactgaatTTAGAAGCTACATTAAGAacaattctggctttttttctcaaaattactTGATGTGAAAGTAACATTatatgtggccaagtatggtaatTGATACCTAGAAtttgtgatctgcatttaacccatcctagTGCACACAGTGAGtagtgaacatacacacacacacacacacacacacagagtagcgGGCAGCCATTTGCTGTGGCACCAAGGGAGCAATGAGGGGTTCAATGACTTGCTCAAGCACCTCAGGTGTTGGTACTGATgttgggttacaagtctgactttctaaacattaggccacaactgACATAAATTCCATATTGGCTATTgtcagttataaagtcagaatttgtgATACATGAACTCCTGTGTAGaactaagaaaataaataaataaacatggagTGCTTACAATAATATTATATCAACATTCATGATGTTCTCTTATTTTATATTGTCTGCACAATTGTCAAGTACAGTGAGTTTTATCTGGTTG encodes the following:
- the LOC113120127 gene encoding interferon-inducible GTPase 5-like isoform X3 yields the protein MATFEDYCVITLEDLEGLKDCISTQDLPSAVKTIKEYFKQQDLVELNIGVTGESGSGKSTFVNAFRGLGDEEEGSAKTGVVETTTEPEVYLHPKYKNVKVWDLPGIGTPNFKADEYLERVEFKRYDFFIIIASDRFRECHTQLAKEIMRMGKTFYFVRSKIDFCITAEKRKKSFDQKTTLETIREDCEKGLRKIGIKDPVVFLISGWELGKYDLNVLQERMEKELPQHKRRVLMLALPNITLEINEKKKKALEENIGKVAFLSACVAAIPLPGLSIAADIAIIADELRKYYRAFGLDDPSLQRLCERSGKTIEELKSLMKSPLHQGINPSSILTLLGAASLLISEDAIELLVSFIPIVGTLVAGGLSYLTVSRMLKRALNDIAEDAKNVLMASLETEV
- the LOC113120127 gene encoding interferon-inducible GTPase 5-like isoform X1 translates to MQINGPDSQAGVTKMATFEDYCVITLEDLEGLKDCISTQDLPSAVKTIKEYFKQQDLVELNIGVTGESGSGKSTFVNAFRGLGDEEEGSAKTGVVETTTEPEVYLHPKYKNVKVWDLPGIGTPNFKADEYLERVEFKRYDFFIIIASDRFRECHTQLAKEIMRMGKTFYFVRSKIDFCITAEKRKKSFDQKTTLETIREDCEKGLRKIGIKDPVVFLISGWELGKYDLNVLQERMEKELPQHKRRVLMLALPNITLEINEKKKKALEENIGKVAFLSACVAAIPLPGLSIAADIAIIADELRKYYRAFGLDDPSLQRLCERSGKTIEELKSLMKSPLHQGINPSSILTLLGAASLLISEDAIELLVSFIPIVGTLVAGGLSYLTVSRMLKRALNDIAEDAKNVLMASLETEV
- the LOC113120127 gene encoding interferon-inducible GTPase 5-like isoform X2; its protein translation is MYKMATFEDYCVITLEDLEGLKDCISTQDLPSAVKTIKEYFKQQDLVELNIGVTGESGSGKSTFVNAFRGLGDEEEGSAKTGVVETTTEPEVYLHPKYKNVKVWDLPGIGTPNFKADEYLERVEFKRYDFFIIIASDRFRECHTQLAKEIMRMGKTFYFVRSKIDFCITAEKRKKSFDQKTTLETIREDCEKGLRKIGIKDPVVFLISGWELGKYDLNVLQERMEKELPQHKRRVLMLALPNITLEINEKKKKALEENIGKVAFLSACVAAIPLPGLSIAADIAIIADELRKYYRAFGLDDPSLQRLCERSGKTIEELKSLMKSPLHQGINPSSILTLLGAASLLISEDAIELLVSFIPIVGTLVAGGLSYLTVSRMLKRALNDIAEDAKNVLMASLETEV
- the LOC113120128 gene encoding interferon-inducible GTPase 5-like gives rise to the protein MATFEDYDVITQKDLEGLKDCISTQDLPSAVDTIKDYFKQQDLVELNIGVTGESGSGKSTFVNAFRGLGDEEEGCAKTGVVETTAEPEVYLHPKYKNVKVWDLPGIGSPNFKADEYLEQVEFKRYDFFIIIASDRFRECHTQLAKEIMRMGKTFYFVRSKIDLSIQAEKRKKNFDLKKTLETIREDCEKGLRKIGIEEPVVFLISGWELGKYDLNDLQERMEKELPQHKRRVLMLALPNITLEINEKKKKALEEDIGKVAFLSACVAAIPIPGLSIAVDLAIIAVEIEKYCNAFGLDRESLEKLCEKYGKRLETVEGMIKSAWYKGICTGSVVTLLRDVSFLMTEDAVESVFRFVPLLGSIAAGAMSFWSVSTVLKSALNEIAEDARNVLMSLLETEV